A portion of the bacterium genome contains these proteins:
- a CDS encoding LptE family protein: MRSVAALLTAVFAAGLFASGCGYHLTGAAGDIVPPSARSITIKAFRNRTRERGLEVSLQRALEEEFRRRGPLEVVRDDGDVVLSGTIRRFSSTPVAFGATDEAVQFRGLLQLSMKVTERSTGRVLYQNALVQESLDFGAVSGVVITTSPRFQRGTIDARDLINFTNVQIGETRRREALVELLDIVARDVYLQAMEGF; the protein is encoded by the coding sequence ATGAGGTCGGTCGCCGCGCTCCTCACGGCCGTGTTCGCCGCGGGGCTCTTCGCGTCTGGCTGCGGCTATCATCTCACCGGCGCAGCCGGGGACATCGTCCCGCCCTCGGCGCGCAGCATCACCATCAAGGCGTTCCGCAACCGCACGCGCGAGCGCGGCCTCGAGGTGTCGCTCCAGCGCGCGCTCGAAGAGGAGTTCCGGCGCCGCGGGCCGCTCGAGGTCGTGCGCGACGACGGCGACGTCGTGCTGAGCGGCACGATCCGCCGCTTCTCGAGCACCCCCGTCGCGTTCGGTGCGACCGACGAGGCGGTGCAGTTCCGCGGGCTGCTCCAGCTCAGCATGAAGGTGACCGAGCGCAGCACGGGCCGGGTCCTCTACCAGAACGCACTGGTGCAGGAGTCCCTCGACTTCGGCGCGGTGTCGGGAGTCGTGATCACGACCTCGCCCCGATTCCAGCGCGGCACCATCGACGCGCGCGACCTCATCAACTTCACCAACGTGCAGATCGGCGAGACGCGCCGCCGCGAGGCGCTCGTCGAGCTCCTCGACATCGTCGCCCGCGACGTCTACCTGCAGGCGATGGAGGGCTTCTGA